TTGAAACACTCGGCGTAGTGGTATCCCTTGGCATTGATGTCCTCCGAAAAACGGATTATTTTCTTCGGGCAGGCAGCAATGCAGAGTCCACAACCTTTGCAATAGTACGGATCAACCGTCATTCTTGGCATGGTCGCACTCCTTCGATTTTGTAATTTTTAGCTGTTGCGATAAAGCATTTGGCAAGGCAAATCTGTCAAACTATTTCTTCGCCGCCCGGCCAAAATTGAAGAGAAGCGGAAAATGCCAATTTCCCGGTTTTTATTGCAGCAATTTGACTGAATCCAGTTCCTGGTCGTGGTCCGGATTAGCCTCCGTAACTAATTGCCTGCCAATCGTATACCTGTTTAAAATGAAAAAATACCTTGACAAGATCGGGCCCGCTCAGTTTTTTCCCGGAAAGACTTAAATGAATAATGGAAAATCAAATATGAGAAATCAAAACAAAAAACTGCT
The sequence above is drawn from the Candidatus Syntrophosphaera sp. genome and encodes:
- a CDS encoding ferredoxin family protein; protein product: MPRMTVDPYYCKGCGLCIAACPKKIIRFSEDINAKGYHYAECFKQDECIACKMCYMTCPDVAIKVEK